The window tggctggctggctggctggctggctggctggcaggcttGCTGGACTGccactgctggagggctggctggctgctgccagcTGGACcgttgctgctggccgggaccgctgctgctgctgctgcagggctggctgcctggctggctggctgctgctgccTGGACCGCTGTTGCTGGCCGggtccactgctgctgctgctgctgctggagggatgactggctggctggctggctggctggactgccGCTGCTAGAGGACTGGCAGGCTGCTGCCAACTGGACTGCTGCTACTGGCTGGGAccactgctgcttctgctgctgctgctggagggatggctggctggctggctggctggctggctggctggctggctggctggaccgctgctgctggccggactGCTGCTGTtgatgctggagggctggctggctggctgctgctggctggactacTGCTGCTGGCCAGGTccactgctgcagctgctgctggagggatggctggctggctggctggaccgctgctgctggagggctggcaggCTGCTGCCAACTGGACCGCTGCTACTGGCTGGGAccactgctgcttctgctgctgctgctggagggctggctggcttatGACATctagactgctgctgctgctgcagcacagctggaaggctggctggctggctggctggctggctaactGGCTGGTTGGAtggaccgccgctgctggaggCTGGCTAGCTGCTGCTGGCTGGAGCCCTGCTACTGtctgggaccgctgctgctgctgctgcacggctggatcGTTACTGCACAGCTGGACCCCTGCTGCTGTCCGCGaccgctgcagctgctgctgctgctgctgcatggctggtctGTTTCTGCAAGGCTGGACCGTTGCTACTGGCcgggaccactgctgctgctgctgctgctgctgctgctggagggctggctggttggctggctggcttgCTGGCTGGCTGGACCACCGCTGCTAGAGTGCTGGCTGTCTGCTTCCGGCTGCTGCTGGTTGggactgctgctgcagctgctgctggagggctgactGGCTTGCTGCTGCCAGCCGGACTGCTGCTAGTGGCCTGGAgtattgctgttgttgctgctgctacatgACTGGACTGTTACTGCacagctggaccgctgctgctcgccGGGAccactgctgcagctgctgctgctactggagCGCTGGCTGGCTGattcgctggctggctggctggctggctagatggaccgccgctgctggagggctggctgctgctggctggaccccAACTGCTGGCCGggaccactgctactgctgccgctGCTCCTgtagggctggctggctggctggctggcttgctGGACTGCCGCTGCtgaagggctggctggctgctgccggttgGACcattgctgctggccgggaccgctgctgctgctgatgcagggctggctggctggctggctggctgctgcttgctggaccgctgctgctggccaggtccactgctgctgctgctgctggagggatggctggctggctggctggctggctggctggtctGCCGCTGCTGGAGGACAGGCAGGCTGCTGCCGGCTGGTCCGCTGATACTGGCTGggactgctgctactgctgctgttgctgctgcactcCTGGACCGTTACTGCATGGCTGGACCACTGTTGCtgtccgggaccgctgctgctgctgctgctggagggctgacaggctggctggctggctggctggctggctggttttCTGGCTGGCTGAACCGCCGCTGCTggaggctggctggctgctgccatcTGGACCtttgctgctggctgggaccgctgctgctgctgctggagggctggctggcttctGCCATCTAgactgctggtgctgctgctgcacggctggagggctggctggctggctggctgcctggcTGGTTTTCTGGCTGGCtgaaccgctgctgctggaggctggctggctgctgccatcTGGACctttgctgctggccgggaccgctgctgctgctgcagggctggatggctggctggatggctggctggctggctggctggctggctggctggctggctggctggctggctggctggctggctggctggaccgccaaTGCTGGAGGGGCTGGCTGGCTGCTTCCGTCTGGAATAATACTGCttgccgggaccgctgctgctgctactgctgctgctggagggctgcctggctggctggctAGCTCGCTGGCTGGACCaccgctgctggagggctggctggctgctgccggcaggaccactgctgctggccgggaccgctgctgctgctgttgctgctggagggctggctggctgtttggacCGTAACTACTGGTGGACTGTCTGGATGCTGCCGGCCGGACCGATGCTGCTGGCCaaaacagctgctgctgctgctgctgatgctcggCTGGACTGTTACTGCacggctggaccactgctgctggccAGGACTGCTGTTGCAGTAGCTGCTGCTGCTGGggggtggctggctggctggctggctggctggctggctggctggctgactgactggatcgccgctgctggagggctggctggctgctgcctacTGGACCTCTGCTGCTGGCCGGAActggtgttgctgctgctgcacggctatACTGTTACTGCATGCCTGGACTGCTGCTGCATGCCGTGACTGtagctgcagcagctgctgctgctggaggcctgtctggctggctggatggctggctggctggctggctggttggaccgccgctgctggaggACTGACTGCTGCTAGTTGTACCAGTGTTTCCGGttggggccgctgctgctgctgctggctggctggctggctagctggactgccgctgctggagggctggctgctgCCAGCTGGACAGCTGCTGCTCTCAGGGaccgatgctgctgctgctgctggagggctggctggctgactggctggctggctggctggctggttggttgGACCGCCGCTGCTTGAggcctggctggctgctgccggctggactgctgctgcttgCTTGGtccgctgctgcttctgctgctactggagggctggctggaaggctggttggctggctggctgtctGACTTGACCGCCGCTGCTGAAGGGcttgctggctgctgccggctggacagcTGCTGCTGGTCGGGTccactgctgcttctgctgctgctgctggagggctggctggctggctggctggctggctggctggctggctggctggctggaccgctgctgctggatggCTGGCAGGCTGCTGCTAACTGAACCGCTGCTACTGGCTGGGAccactgctgcttctgctgctgctgctggagggctggctggcttatGACATctagactgctgctgctgctgcagcacagctggaaggctggctggctggctggctggctggctggctaactGGCTGGTTGGAtggaccgccgctgctggaggCTGGCTAGCTGCTGCTGGCTGGAGCCCTGCTACTGtctgggaccgctgctgctgctgctgcacggctggatcGTTACTGCACAGCTGGACCCCTGCTGCTGTCCGCGaccgctgcagctgctgctgctgctgctgcatggctggtctGTTTCTGCAAGGCTGGACCGTTGCTACTGGCCGGgaccaccgctgctgctgctgctgctggagggctggctggttggctggctggcttgCTGGCTGGCTGGACCACCGCTGCTAGAGTGCTGGCTGTCTGCTTCCGGCTGCTGCTGGTTGggactgctgctgcagctgctgctggagggctgactGGCTTGCTGCTGCCAGCCGGACTGCTGCTAGTGGCCTGGAttattgctgttgttgctgctgctacatgACTGGACTGTTACTGCaccgctggaccgctgctgctcgccGGGAccactgctgcagctgctgctgctactggagCGCTGGCTGGCtgattggctggctggctggctggctggctagatggaccgccgctgctggagggctggctgctgctggctggaccccAACTGCTGGCCGGGACCACTActactgctgccgctgctgctgtagggctggctggctggctggctggctggctggcttgctggactgccgctgctggagggctggctggcttctGCCATctagactgctgctgctgctgctgcacggctggagggctggctggctttcTGGCTGCCTGGCTGGTTTTCTGGCTGGCTGAACCGCCGCTGCTggaggctggctggctgctgccatcTGGACCtttgctgctggctgggaccgctgctgctgctgcagggctggctggctggctggctcgctggctggctggctggctggctggctggctggctggctggctggaccgccactgctggtggggctggctggctgctgccgtcTGGAATAATACTGCTTGCCGgtaccgctgctgctgctactgctgctgctggagggctgcctGGCTGGCTGGGCGGCTGTCTGGCTAGCTGGCTGGCTTGCTGGCTGGACCaccgctgctggagggctggctggctgctgcctgcaggaccgctgctgctggccgggaccgctgctgctgctgctgctgctggagggctggctggctggctggaccgtaACTACTGGAGGGCTGTCTGGATGCTGCCGGCCGGACAGATGCTGCTGGCCgaaacagctgctgctgctgctgctgatgcctgGCTGGACTGTtactgcacggctggaccgctgctgctggccgggactgcTGTTGCAGTAGCTGCTGCTGCTGGggggtggctggctggctggctggctgactgacTGGATCGCCGCTGCTGGAGAGCTGGCTGGTTGTTGCCTACTGGACCTCTGCTGCTGGCCGGATctggtgttgctgctgctgcacggctatACTGTCACTgcatggctggaccgctgctgctggccgggactgctgctgctgctgctggagggatggctggctggctggctgtcttGATGGACTGCCACTGCTGGAGGACTGgcaggctgctgccggctggaccgctgatACTAGCtgggtctgctgctgctgctgctgttgctgctgcacggctggaccgtTACTGCATGGCAGGACCACTGTTGCTGGccgggactgctgctgctgctgctgctggagggctgacaggctggctggctggctggctgggtggCCGACTGGCTGACCACCGCTGTCGGAGGGCTGGctcgctgctgccggctggaccgctgctgctatctgggaccactgctgctgctgttgctggagggctggctgggtggctggctggctgtctggctggctggctggctggctggctggctgactggctggctggcttgttggctggaccgccgctgctggaggCCTGTCTGGCTgttgccggctggaccgctgctgctggctgggaccgctgctgctgctgctggagggctggctggctggctggctggctgctgctggctggaccactgctgctggccAGGTCccctgcttgctgctgctgctgctgctgctgctggagggatgGCTGGCTGGCTTCCCGGCTGGCTGGACCGCTCCTGTTGGAGGGCTGGCAGGCTGCTGCCGACTGGACCGCTGCTACTGGCTGGGAccactgctgcttctgctgctgctgctggagggctggctggcttctGCCATctagactgctgctgctgctgctgcacggctggaggGCTGGCCGGCTTTCTGGCTGCCTGGCCGGATctggtgttgctgctgctgcacggctatACTGTTACTgcatggctggaccgctgctgcttgcCGGGACTGTtactgcagcagctgctgctgctggagggctggctcgCTGGATGGATCGATGGCTCGCTGGCTGGCTGGTtggaccgccgctgctggaggACTGACTGCTGCTGGTTGTACCAGTGTTGCCGGTCggggccactgctgctgctgctggctggctggctagctggactgccgctgctggagggctggctgctgccggctggacagcTGCTGCTCTCAGggactgatgctgctgctgctggagggctggctggctggctggaccgtaACTACTGGTGGGCTGTCTGGATGCTGCCGGCCGGACCGATGCTGCTGGCCaaaacagctgctgctgctgatgcacgGCTGGACTGTtactgcacggctggaccgctgctgtggGCCAGGTccaatgctgcttctgctgctgctgctggagggctggctggctggctggctggctggctggctggctggctggctggaccactgctgctcgAGAGCTGGCAGGCTGCTGCCGACTGGACTGCTGCTActggctggggccactgctgttgctgctgatgcTGCACGGCTGGAACGTTACAGcatggctggactgctgctgccgtCCGtgactgctgcttctgctgctgctgctgctggctggctgggtggttcgctggctggctggctggctggctggaccgctgcttctGGAGGGCTGGCAGGCTTCTGCCGACTGGACCGCTGCTATTGGCTGGGAccactgctgcttctgctgctgctgctggagggctggctggctggcttgctTGCTGGtttgctggctggctggcttgacTGCCgatgctggagggctggctggcttctGCCATCTCTACTGCAGCTGCTGCacggctggagggctggctggctggctggctggctggctggctggctagctggctgGTTGGCTGGACTGCCGCTGCTggaggctggctggctgctgctggctggaccccTGCTGCTGtctgggaccgctgctgctgctgcagggctggatggctggctggctggctggcaggctggctggctggaccgccactgctggagggctggctggctgctgccagcTGGAATAATGCTGCttgccgggaccgctgctgctgctactgctgatgCTGGAGGGCTGCCTGGCTGGCTGGGCGGCTGTCTGGCTAGCTGGCTGGCTCGCTGGCTGGACCaccgctgctggagggctggctggctgctgccggcagaaccgctgctgctggccgggaccgctgctgctgctgctgctgctggagggctggctggctggctggactgtaACTACTGGTGGGCTGTCTGGATGCTGCTGGCCgaaacagctgctgctgctgatgcacgGCTGGACTGTtactgcacggctggaccgctgctgctggccgggactgcTGTTGCAGTAGCTGCTGCTGCtggggggctggctggctggctggttggctggctggcaGACTGACTGGAtcgccgctgctggagggctggctggctgctgcctacTGGACCTCTGCTGCTGGccggaactgctgctgctgctgctgctgctgcatagcTATACTGTTACTgaatggctggaccgctgctgcatgCCGGGACTGtagctgcagcagctgctgctgctggaggcctgTCTGGCTGGCTGTatggatggctggctggctggctggttggaccgccgctgctggagggctggctgctgCCGGTTGTACCAGTGTTGCCAgttgggaccgctgctgctgctgctggctggctggctagctggactgccgctgctggagggcaggctgctgccggctggacagcTGCTGCTCTCAGGGaccgatgctgctgctgctggagggctggctggctgactAACTGCctggctggctgactggctggTTGGACTGCCGCTGCTTtaagggctggctggctgctgctggcTGAACCGCTGCTGCTGGCTTggtccgccgctgctgctgctgctgctgctgcatggctgcacCGTTACTCCAAGTCTGAACCGTTGCTACTGGCcgggaccactgctgctgctgttcctgctgctgctggagggctggctggtcgGCAGGCTGGCTGGCTGGATGGCTGGACCACCGCTGCTAAAGTGCTGGCTGTCTGCTGCCTGCTGGACAGCTGCTGCTGGcagtgactgctgctgctgctggtgctggagGGCTGACTGGCTCGCTGCAGCCGGCCTTACCGTTGCTACTGGCCGGGagcactgctgttgctgctgctgctgcatgactgGACTGTtactgcacggctggaccgctgcttCTGGCCGGGACcactgcagcagctgctgctgctactggagCGCTGGCTGGCtgattggctggctggctggctggctggctagctggACCGccactgctggagggctggctgctgctggctggaccccAACTGCTGGCcgggaccactgctgctgctgccgggctggctggctggctggctggctgactggctggctggctggctggctggctggctggctggcttgacTGCCGCTTCTGGAGGGCTGGTtgactgctgctggctggaccgttgctgctggctgggaccgctgctgctgctgcaggactggctggctggctggctggaccgccgctgctggaatatggctggctgctgctggctggaccgctgctactTTCTGggactgctgcttctgctgctgctgttgctgctgcacggctggaccaTTACTGCatggctggaccactgctgctgtcTGGGAccactgctcctgctgctgctggagggctgcctGTATGGCTGATTGGCTGGTTTGATGGCAGGCTGGCTGACTGGACTGCAGCTGCTTGAGGACTGGCAGGCTGCTGCCAGCTGGACCGCTACTACTGGCTgggattgctgctgctgctgctgctgctgctgctgttgctgctgcacagCTGGACCGTTACTGCatggctggaccactgctgctggtcgggaccgctgctgctgcagctgctggagggctgactggctggctggctgggtggCTGGCTGGCCGACTGGCTGACCATCGCTGccggagggctggctggctgctgccggctgggcCGCTGCTGCTAtctgggaccgctgctgctgcggttgctggagggctggctggctggctggctggctggctgactggctggctggctggctggctggcttgctagctggaccgccgctgctggaggcctggctggctgctgccggctggactgctgctgctggccgggactgctgctgctgctgctggagggctggctggctggctggctggctgctgcttgctggaccgctgctgctggccaggtccactgctgctgctgctgctggagggatgGCTGGATGGGTGGctcgctggctggaccgctgctgctggagggctggcaggCTGCTGCCGACTGCACCGCTGCTACTGGCCGGGaccactgctgttgctgctgctgctgcacggctggaccgtTACAGCATGGCTGGAGTGCTGCTGCCGTCTGTGACCGCtgcttgtgctgctgctgctgctggaaggctggctggagggctggctggctggctggctggaccaccGCTGCTGgaatgctggctggctggctgtttggctTGCTTGCTGgcttgctggctggctggcttgacCGCCGATGCTGGAGGGCTGGCTTGCTTCTGCCATCTAGACTtttgctgctgctgcacggctggagggctggctggttgGCTTGACCACCGCTGCTGGAGGC is drawn from Schistocerca gregaria isolate iqSchGreg1 chromosome 3, iqSchGreg1.2, whole genome shotgun sequence and contains these coding sequences:
- the LOC126355683 gene encoding mucin-19-like; this translates as MQQQQQQQRRTKPAAAVQPAAASQPLKQRQSNQPVSQPGTASPPAAAVQPASQPAIHTASQTGLQQQQLLQLQSRHAAAVQPFSNSIAMQQQQQQQQFRPAAEVHSSYCNSSPGQQQRSSRAVTVQPCISSSSCFGQQHPDSPPVVTVQPASQPSSSSSSSSGPGQQQRFCRQQPASPPAAVVQPLAAASQPSSSGGPASQPASQPASHPALQQQQRSQTAAGVQPAAASQPPAAAVQPTSQLASQPASQPASQPSSRAAAAVEMAEASQPSSIGSQASQPANQQASQPASPPAAAAEAAVVPANSSGPVGRSLPALQKQRSSQPASQPANHPASQQQQQQKQQSRTAAAVQPCCNVPAVQHQQQQQWPQPVAAVQSAAACQLSSSSGPASQPASQPASQPASPPAAAAEAALDLAHSSGPAVHQPALQQQQHQSLRAAAVQPAAASPPAAAVQLASQPAAAAVAPTGNTGTTSSSQSSSSGGPTSQPASHRSIQRASPPAAAAAAAARKPASPPAVQQQQQQSRWQKPASPPAAAAEAAVVPASSSGPVGSSLPALQQERSSQPGSQPAIPPAAAAAAAASRGPGQQQWSSQQQPASQPASPPAAAAAVPASSSGPAGNSQTGLQQRRSSQQASQPQQQWSQIAAAVQPAAASQPSDSGGQPVGHPASQPASLSALQQQQQQQSRPATVQQQQQQQTQLVSAVQPAAACQSSSSGSPSRQPASQPSLQQQQQQSRPAAAVQPCSDSIAVQQQQHQIRPAAEVHQPASQPANQPALQQQQQQRWSRPVATVQPCRNRPAMQQQQQQLQRSRTAAGVQLCSNDPAVQQQQQRSQTVAGLQPAAASQPPAAAVHPTSQLASQPASQPASLPAVLQQQQQSRCHKPASPPAAAAEAAVVPASSSGSQQLSSRQQPASPSAAAVKSDSQPANQPSSQPSSSSRSSSGPSKQQQSSRQQPARPQAAAVQPTSQPASQPVSQPALQQQQQHRSLRAAAVQLAAASPPAAAVQLASQPASSSSSGPNRKHCRGPVGSSQPALQQRRSSQSASQPASQPASQPATPQQQQLLQQQSWPAAVVQPCSNSPAEHQQQQQQLFWPAASVRPAASRQSTSSYGPNSQPALQQQQQQQRSRPAAVVLPAAASQPSSSGGPASELASQPGSPPAAAVAAAAVPPSSPAAAAAVPASSKGPDGSSQPASSSSGSASQKTSQAASQPASPPAVQQQHQQSRWQKPASPPAAAAAVPASSKGPDGSSQPASSSGGSASQKTSQPASQPASLSALQQQQQQRSRTATVRQTSQPASQPASHPSSSSSSSGPGQQQRSSKQQPASQPASPASAAAAVPASSNGPTGSSQPALQQRQSSKPASQPASPTGAAAAVAVVPASSWGPASSSQPSSSGGPSSQPASQPANQPASAPVAAAAAAVVPASSSGPAVHQPASQPANQPALQQQQQQQQQQWSRPVATVQPCRNRPAMQQQQQQLQRSRTAAGVQLCSNDPAVQQQQQRSQTVAGLQPAAASQPPAAAVHPTSQLASQPASQPAFQLCCSSSSSLDVISQPALQQQQQKQQWSQPVAAVQLAAACQPSSSSGPASQPAIPPAAAAAVDLASSSSPASSSQPASPPASTAAVRPAAAVQPASQPASQPASQPAIPPAAAAEAAVRQSSQPASQPVIPPAAAAAAVDPASNSGPGSSSQPARQPALQQQQQRSRPAATVQLAAASQPSSSGSPASLPASQPASQPASPTAATAAVAVVPQQQLQQWSRRVAAVQLCSNSPVVQQQQQQQYSRPLAAVQLAAASQSALQQQLQQQSQPAAVPALQQQQQQQQQQQCQQQQQQQQQRSQPAAAVVPAAASQPSSSGGPASEATGSSQPAPPAVAVQPASQPAIQPCSSSSNPGQQQRSSWQQPASPPAAAVQPASQPARQPGRQPALQQQQQKQPQSQPAAAVTRQQPECPPAGAVQAASLSASQPASQPSSGSSNSSRRPGQQQWSSRQQRASPPTAVVSQSATQPASRPGSQPASTAAAAVLASSSGPASNSQPASQPCSSSSSSSIPGQQQRSSRQQPASPLAAAVQPASQPSLQQQLQQQWIRPAAAVQPAAASQPARQPCSSSSSGPGLQQWSSRQQPASPPAAAVQQASQPASQPASQPASPTAAAAAVAVVPASSSGPASSSQPSSSGGPASQPASQPASQPATQRSSSSSSCSSGTGQQQRSSCAVTVQSCSSSSNSTAAAAAAVPDGSSGPAGSSQPALQQRQSSQPASQPAIPPAAAAVDPASSSGPASSSQPASQPALQQQQQRSRPAAMVQPAAASQPSSSGTPASQPASQPALQQLQQQQQQQWSRPVATVQPCRNGPAVQQQQQQQQRTKPAAAVQPAAASQPSSSGSPTSQSASQPASQPASPPAAAASVPESSSCTAGSAPTYLL
- the LOC126355685 gene encoding polyglutamine-repeat protein pqn-41-like; translation: MCERVGRALQKRPVAAERPPAGAHAASHEGAGLPAGGAAPPWTALARVTFLAAARPSAWPLPRNYLINSAHRPGVTLPAARYVASLARPRARPTTDSLLGRKSSACQPSSSGGPASQPARQSSSSSSGPDEQQRSSHAVRVQPCSSSSGPGQQQRYSWQKRSNSARRSSHPHSQPASQQASHPAAAAEAAAVPARSSGQPAAAGLPSHRGGPASQPTSQPALQWQQQQTWPAAAVQPCSNSSAVQQQQQLQRSRTAAGVQPCSNGPAVQQQQQQQQRSRQQQGSSQPQPASLQQRWSSQPASPPAVQQQQKSRWQKQASPPASAVKPASQQASKQAKQPASQHSSSGGPASQPASPPASLPAAAAAQAAVTDGSSTPAMLSGAVGSSLPALQQQRSSQRATHPAIPPAAAAAVDLASSSGPASSSQPASQPALQQQQQQSRPAAAVQPAAASQASSSGGPASKPASQPASQSASQPASQPALQQPQQQRSQIAAAAQPAAASQPSGSDGQPVGQPATQPASQSALQQLQQQRSRPAAVVQPCSNGPAVQQQQQQQQQQQQQSQPQQQQQQKQQSQKVAAVQPAAASHIPAAAVQPASQPVLQQQQRSQPAATVQPAAVNQPSRSGSQASQPASQPQQQLLQWSRPEAAVQPCSNSPVMQQQQQQQCSRPVATVRPAAASQSALQHQQQQQSLPAAAVQQAADSQHFSSGGPAIQPASLPTSQPSSSSRNSSSSGPGQ